The sequence TATGCTTTTTGTGACACAGAATCAGATCTTGACCCTCGTGCCAAAACATGGTAGTGCGCGTAGCTCACACACTTTTTTGCCAGACGGTTATTCCAGGCATCTACTTTTGAAGGTTAAACCCCAATTCTCCAGCTATTTTAACACACGAGCACAATTCTTTCCAAGGGGCCCAACATTCAACTCTTTTTTGCATGTATGTTACTCCAATAGTGGGCTTTTTGTAAAAACCCTAGGTGGGTCATGGGTATGTCCATACCTATCcttagcctataaatacccttCTATTTCCATACGAATGGAGGATCACAACAAAAATAACCAAACCTCTGCTAAGATTATTCTAGGCTTTTCTCTTCTTCAAGAGAAACAAAGGATACATGATTAGGGTTTCTTGCTGAAAACATTGTAAAAACATCAAAAACACCCTTTGAGGCTAATAgactgactcgtggactaaggctaatTAACacctgaaccacgtaaaaatctccatctcatttaaatttgtattttattatttcttaagtTCTTAAATAGTTAGTTTCCAAAAATATCGATAAACAAGTTACATTTTAATTTCCACTAAGTAGTTTGTTTATTTTCTTAAGACATCTAAAACTTTATCGAGacagaaattttataaatagaGAGGTTGAAATAGTTTTGTGAAATTTAAatagattaattttaaataatttaaaagtgAATCTTTATTtggatagactttaaaaaaatttaaaataattttgtgataCATTCAAAATAGATTTATGATTGGTTTTAGCTTGGTGGGTTATTAATTTTAGACTATTTTATTCCATTAAAATGTTATCAATAATAGGTTATATAAATAGTCAAACCAAAGGAGTTTCATTTTAGTGATTGACTCTTTTACAAATTTCTTATAATGATTTTTTcggttaaaaattaaaagtacttattacttttaaattatttttctttttcgttAGGCAAAGCAGTAGCATACTGGTAAGTTTGCATTGGGCTCAAGATGTGAGACTTCTAGTGGAAAGGGTTTTTGGTCTCAATTTTAGAGGGTCATGTACATGAATGAATTGAGGATTATCTGATATTAAagttttattgtttaattttcttCAAGCATCTTTTAGAATAGATAATGAACTTTTTTGGATGGAAGAAACCCCACATCTTGTGTAATTTTGTTACCTTAGTTATTTTAACATTTATTAGTTACtcctaaaaaaaatgtatattgtctaatttttttagtgcaaaaattagaaataatttAAGATCATAAAATgacattagtctaattaatttatatattaatcaatatttattttggcTTGGTATTTATTGGTGGTACCTCGTACACCTTATCAATATCCCCAATCCATGTCTCACTAAACTGAACTGAATGTGAAACGCTTTCGTCAAAAACGAAATGAGGTTAATAAACAGAGCACAATGTTTCTGCTATATCTTTATAAATTAGAAATCTGAGTTTTGGATTCCATTATCATTGAGCAGAGGTATAATCGTTATGTTTCGCAGCTCAAATGCTTTCTCGGACTTGTTTGTCACAGTGGTCAACGTTTGATTTCTGTTCGTGAACTTCATTTTGTACACAGGTTTGATTTCAAATGCTTTTTTCTAACTTACTTTCTTCTGTTCAAGAAATGGGGctcttattaatttattattattattattaatttatttctattttcagtTGGGATTTTCAAGATGGAGGTGGGTTCAACAAGGTAGGTCTTTTCAATGTTTCCTGAATGCATTGCTTAGTTGTCTCTTCTTCATGGTAAATATTTCCAATACAAGCTATGGTGTATTTTGACATTTAGGTTCTTTGTTGGTGAGAATTATGCTTTGGCTATGATTCTTCTGTTAATTTTTGGTTCAAGAATTTTAAGAATAACTTGATTCGACATTGTTTCAATGAGCTTATCGTACTTTCTTGTAATTGGTCTAGGTGCTGTCTTGTAAAACAAGCACCATGTTTTTCCCGGAATACAAGAACATTTTGTAAGGAAAAATTTCACCATTTGCCATATAACATGGCTTCCTGTAATTTGAAGATGGGCCATCAGAGGTTGAATGAGTCTCAAGCTAGGCATCATTTGAGTTATGTGTGTCAGAGGTTGTATTGTATGCCTATTAACGTTGAGGAGTCTTCATCTCTAGAATCGGAATTTAGTCCAAATGATGAAGAGTCGACATCTAAGGATTCACCAGAGGAGTTTCTTGCTCAACCAATAAGCAGTAACGCGGTATGCGCATTGCTACCACATCAACCTGATTGGAACCTTTGTTTTATCATTAGATTGGATGTAATGAAGTCTTATTGATTTGTCTGTTCTTTAGTTCCTAATGTAATGTAAAGCTATGTTGAAATCACAGCTGAAGGCTCTGCTTGCTGACTCTGAGAGGGCGAACCTTCTTAGAAAATTAAGTGAAGCCAATCAACAAAACAGGTTCCTCAAGCGGCAGGTACAATTCATGCAGTAGTTCACCAGCTTACATTGTCTTTTTGTCTTCTACTAATGTGCACATTGATTTGGTTGGGTTCTGTTCCTACTTATTATGATCACATGATAGTGAAAAATATGTGACCCGATATTAAGTTTTGAAGCTTAGGTTAACATGTTTCTTAGTTGTGGAGAAAATATAGCTTGAAGGCCTGGATGTTACATTTGAAATGGAGGTTGAAAGAGAAGATGGATTTACCTAAGAGGGTTACCTCAAATTCTCAGGCATGTGGTTTGCTTCCACAAGGTCTGAGGTTCAAGTCTCTGCTAGGTACCTGCAATTGCTATAGTTTCTTGGTCAACAAATATTGTAGGGTTAGGCATGGAGgctagtttttttaatttaaaaaaagaggatGGGTGAatggtaaaaaaataaataatatgcaTAAGCTTTTTTACTTTGTCAAGCTTTTGAAATGGTGAGCTTAAGAGAAAAGAACATTGAACTTGATATCCGAAGCCCCGTGTTTTGCATATGCTTGAAATTTTGGCACTTAAATAGCTCACCCAATTTTTGATATAAACTAATCTACTGAGGAAACTCTGGATGTTTACTTTTATTTTCAGTAATGTATGTCACAATGAAATTCTGTACTATCATGTATTCTTGATGTGGTGAAAGAGATGTGCTCCTGGGAGAAAATCTAAAAGGATAAGGATAGTATTAGTTGAGTTCAGTCCATATAAAACACCCCTGTTTAgaatttaacattttagatagGCCTTCTATAAGGTTTACTTATGCTAGGAGAAAGAAATATGTTTAGAGGTATGTGTTGGACAAGAGTAAAGTGGGAAAGTGAGGCTTATAGGGTAATGAGGTCTGATTGGTGCATTGGATAGATAGAAAATACTCTAGCAGAAGCATTTAGGCTTCAACTGTGCATCCCATTTTCCATGTTTCACAGCTTTACAAGGCTGCTGGGTTTCAGTCTTTTAGACTCTTTTCCTATGCTTCCACTCTGCAGTAAAATGTTGATCTGGAGCTAGTTGCTGAATCTGCTGCAATTCTTGGATTGTGTCCAGCTTAGTTAAGAATGGCGATGATCTACATTTCACACGGCACATGATTCCATGGATAGTTTCATTCGACATCGTGATGGAGGACATAGCTTACGATCTTCCCCCGTTTTAAAAAATGATGAATCAGGACATCATACTCACTGTTTTCCTAAAGTTCTTATTCAATGGAGGATCTGCCATCTTCTGATGCAACTTGGGGGTAATGATAAGGGCTCCTGTAAGGTTTACGACAAAGAAATATGCTTAGAAGTATATGTGGGACAAGGGTATAGTGGGAAAGAGACTTTTTGGGCTGTGGTGGATTTCCTAAATTGAATAAATAGTTAGTTATTCTCTAGCTGGCGTATTTGAGGGGAGTGGAATGAGGTTACTGTGGACCATCTCACTATTTTGTAATTGTACAAGCTCTTTCTTGTTGGGAGAGTCCAGGTCCTATCTATTTCACATTCAATGAAAGACTACACATTCCATTTTCTATCCTTTTGTTTTTGGTTACTATCCAATCAGggcatttaaatttaaatttactgTTAACAAAAGCCTATAAACCTTAATCGTCTATCTGTTATATTGCAGCTGCATGTAAAGGAG is a genomic window of Cannabis sativa cultivar Pink pepper isolate KNU-18-1 chromosome 9, ASM2916894v1, whole genome shotgun sequence containing:
- the LOC115723105 gene encoding protein PTST, chloroplastic isoform X3, with translation MEVGSTRCCLVKQAPCFSRNTRTFCKEKFHHLPYNMASCNLKMGHQRLNESQARHHLSYVCQRLYCMPINVEESSSLESEFSPNDEESTSKDSPEEFLAQPISSNALKALLADSERANLLRKLSEANQQNRFLKRQLHVKEEALVEFKSELAVIELEIQALVKLAEEIAKSGIPKGSRKINGKYIQSHLLSRLEAVLEKLEEQVKDIGAAQCKEVPLF